A genome region from Schlesneria paludicola DSM 18645 includes the following:
- a CDS encoding acyl-CoA carboxylase subunit beta — MARLSELTMAIEAEQQLLREGTGATGIERQHRQGRLAVRERLAQLLDDQSLFHELGLWAAWGMYPEWGEIPAAGVVVGIGQISGHACMIVANDATVKAGAMFPQSVKKVLRAQKIAELFRLPVVYLVDSAGVFLPLQDEIFPDEDDFGRIFRNNARMSAAGIPQIAAVMGYCVAGGAYLPVLCDILIMTEGSQMYLAGPALVKAAIGQTVDPEELGGAAMHSRVSGTADFHEPNDQAALARVRKLVAQFPAKSGLKLSEISAYSNSSGNELFDIVSAEGHAEYDVRRVLACLVDGDSIQEYKAEYGQALVTSFARIGGHPVGIVANQHCRSQSARGEFEFGGVVYPESAEKAARFVANCNQDGIPLIFLQDVVGFMVGRAAEQSGIIRAGAKLVNVVSNSIVPKLTVILGGSFGAGNYALCGKAYDPWLILAWPNARYAVMGAQQAAETLLTLRIRDAERTGKKLDEHEVDDLRRLTKQNYENQTDIRYAAARGWVDAIISPLETRHWLHSALELIAQRGAMTDFRTGIWQV, encoded by the coding sequence ATGGCGCGCCTGAGCGAGCTCACGATGGCGATCGAAGCAGAACAGCAGTTGCTTCGAGAGGGAACTGGCGCGACGGGGATTGAACGCCAGCATCGCCAGGGACGACTGGCCGTCCGCGAACGCCTGGCTCAACTTCTAGATGATCAGAGTTTATTCCATGAACTCGGTCTGTGGGCGGCGTGGGGAATGTATCCCGAGTGGGGTGAGATTCCCGCTGCAGGGGTCGTCGTCGGCATCGGACAGATCAGCGGGCACGCGTGCATGATCGTGGCCAACGACGCGACGGTCAAAGCCGGTGCCATGTTTCCGCAATCGGTGAAGAAGGTTCTACGAGCGCAGAAGATCGCCGAACTGTTTAGATTGCCGGTTGTGTATCTCGTTGATTCCGCGGGCGTCTTTTTACCACTTCAGGACGAGATTTTTCCCGACGAAGATGACTTCGGGCGGATCTTCCGCAACAACGCACGCATGTCGGCGGCAGGCATTCCTCAGATCGCGGCCGTGATGGGCTATTGCGTCGCGGGCGGCGCCTATTTACCAGTGCTGTGCGACATCTTGATCATGACTGAAGGCAGTCAGATGTATCTGGCTGGCCCGGCGCTCGTCAAAGCGGCGATTGGGCAGACTGTCGATCCGGAAGAGCTTGGTGGCGCGGCGATGCATTCGCGTGTCAGTGGCACGGCAGACTTTCATGAACCGAATGATCAGGCGGCACTCGCCCGGGTGCGAAAGCTGGTTGCACAGTTTCCTGCGAAGTCGGGTTTGAAACTGTCCGAGATCTCCGCATATTCGAACTCAAGCGGCAACGAGTTGTTCGACATTGTGTCGGCCGAAGGTCATGCGGAATACGACGTTCGTCGTGTCCTGGCGTGCCTGGTTGATGGCGATTCCATTCAGGAATACAAGGCAGAATACGGTCAGGCCCTGGTCACGTCGTTTGCGAGAATCGGTGGGCATCCGGTTGGAATCGTCGCGAATCAGCATTGCCGCAGCCAATCGGCCCGCGGTGAATTCGAATTTGGCGGTGTCGTCTATCCCGAGAGTGCCGAGAAGGCCGCTCGTTTCGTGGCGAATTGCAATCAGGACGGAATACCTTTGATTTTCTTGCAGGATGTCGTGGGATTCATGGTAGGCCGCGCGGCAGAGCAATCGGGGATTATTCGGGCCGGTGCGAAACTGGTGAACGTGGTCAGCAATTCGATTGTTCCCAAACTGACCGTGATTCTCGGCGGCTCATTCGGAGCGGGGAATTACGCGCTCTGTGGTAAAGCGTATGATCCATGGCTCATTCTCGCGTGGCCGAATGCACGGTATGCGGTGATGGGAGCGCAACAGGCCGCAGAGACATTGCTGACGCTTCGCATTCGTGATGCCGAGCGTACGGGAAAGAAGTTGGATGAGCACGAAGTGGACGATTTGCGTCGTCTCACGAAGCAGAACTACGAAAATCAGACGGATATCCGCTATGCCGCGGCGCGGGGCTGGGTCGATGCGATCATTTCACCTTTGGAAACAAGACATTGGTTGCACTCGGCGCTGGAATTGATCGCCCAGCGCGGTGCGATGACGGATTTTCGGACAGGAATCTGGCAAGTCTAG
- a CDS encoding cobalamin-dependent protein (Presence of a B(12) (cobalamin)-binding domain implies dependence on cobalamin itself, in one of its several forms, or in some unusual lineages, dependence on a cobalamin-like analog.), with protein MNESSPSHCCQSEIHRTRVVLAKVGLDGHDRGIKVVARGLRDAGFHVIYSGLWQSPEAVARIVADEDADWLGISLLNGAHLTLIPRVAEALRQVGRRDVGFLVGGIIPPADIPRLRQHGVDAVFGPGTTITEIVASCSARKSLPISLDDLIDRTRQRDRVALARLLTLASDPETAMDVRSRFPEVGGLSGMRRIAVTGSPGVGKSSLIGRLLKSFQQQSTSRIAVLACDPQSPVTGGALLGDRLRMADSTLDENLFIHSLATPSGTQGIAPALDVMERILALSGFDLLIIETVGIGQGEIAVRSLADHVILVLQPQTGDSVQWDKAGLWELADLIVVQKCDLTGADEMLAGLREHLVRADGTTVPIVGVSSHDSAGWGALFQTLSGSLRVDLRSGSPVTEDGVESDLHPEVQHGVPEWRA; from the coding sequence ATGAATGAATCATCCCCTTCACATTGTTGTCAGAGTGAAATCCATCGAACGCGCGTGGTTCTGGCCAAAGTTGGACTGGATGGTCACGATCGCGGAATCAAAGTCGTTGCCCGTGGGCTGCGTGACGCCGGCTTTCATGTGATCTACAGCGGTCTTTGGCAGTCACCCGAAGCGGTCGCTCGGATTGTCGCGGATGAAGACGCCGACTGGCTCGGCATCAGTTTGCTCAATGGCGCGCACCTCACACTGATTCCTCGCGTGGCCGAGGCGCTAAGGCAAGTGGGGCGTCGTGATGTCGGATTCCTTGTGGGGGGAATCATTCCTCCAGCTGACATCCCAAGGCTGCGGCAGCACGGCGTCGATGCCGTGTTTGGCCCCGGCACGACGATCACAGAAATCGTCGCGTCGTGTTCGGCTCGAAAGTCCTTGCCGATCAGTCTCGATGACCTGATTGATCGCACTCGTCAGCGGGATCGTGTGGCATTGGCCAGGCTGCTGACTTTGGCCAGTGACCCAGAAACCGCGATGGATGTGCGAAGCCGATTTCCAGAAGTGGGTGGACTCTCAGGCATGCGCCGGATTGCCGTGACGGGAAGTCCAGGCGTCGGCAAGAGTTCGCTGATCGGCAGGTTGCTGAAGTCTTTTCAGCAGCAATCAACATCGCGCATTGCTGTACTGGCCTGTGATCCACAAAGTCCGGTGACTGGTGGCGCATTGCTGGGCGACCGTTTGCGGATGGCCGATTCGACATTGGACGAAAATCTGTTCATTCACAGTCTGGCGACGCCCAGCGGAACCCAGGGAATCGCACCGGCACTCGATGTCATGGAACGAATTCTCGCATTATCGGGGTTCGATCTATTGATCATCGAAACCGTGGGGATTGGCCAGGGGGAGATTGCCGTGCGGTCGTTGGCCGATCACGTCATTCTGGTGCTGCAGCCTCAAACGGGCGACTCGGTCCAGTGGGACAAGGCTGGACTGTGGGAATTAGCCGATCTGATTGTTGTTCAGAAGTGTGACCTGACTGGGGCCGACGAGATGCTTGCCGGTTTACGTGAGCATTTGGTTCGAGCCGATGGGACGACCGTGCCGATTGTGGGCGTCAGTTCACACGATTCGGCCGGATGGGGTGCCTTGTTTCAGACGTTGAGCGGATCGTTGCGAGTGGACTTGCGATCTGGTTCCCCTGTGACGGAGGATGGCGTAGAATCCGACCTTCATCCTGAAGTACAACACGGAGTTCCGGAATGGCGCGCCTGA
- the gcvPB gene encoding aminomethyl-transferring glycine dehydrogenase subunit GcvPB, translating to MRNRQATQLLSELSHAGRRGAEFPSSDVPGWPLEDLIPASELAAAPPALPELAEPDVVRHFVNLSTLNMSVDTHFYPLGSCTMKYNPKRHERLSRLPGIVDIHPHQTVGNIQGLLELLYEMQEMLAEISGLPAVSLQPAAGAHGELAALFVAAAYFRDRGEKRTKVIFPASAHGTNPASAAMAGFECVELQGTSADGRRTGFVDLEELKRHVDSNTAVFMITNPNTLGLFEKDIAEIAKVVHDVGGLVYIDGANMNAIMGITRPGDFGGDMMHYNVHKTFTGPHGAGGPGSGPICVRADLADYLPGPIVHQNSDESESRQFDLITPAKSIGRVRSFFGNVGILVRGYCYLRTLGADGVRDAAEQAILNANYLKELLADVLPSEHGEHCLHEFVASADQLAKSRGVTAMDIAKRLLDYGFHPPTVYFPLVVPHAMMFEPTETESKATLDAFSDAIHKIVTEDKELLQTAPHQAPISRPEEVNATRRPVLTWPSRP from the coding sequence ATGCGAAATCGTCAAGCCACACAGTTGCTCTCAGAGTTGTCACACGCCGGTCGTCGCGGGGCCGAGTTTCCTTCCTCTGACGTTCCCGGCTGGCCGTTGGAAGATTTGATTCCCGCAAGTGAATTGGCGGCGGCTCCGCCGGCCTTGCCAGAACTCGCTGAACCCGATGTCGTGCGACACTTCGTGAACCTGTCGACTCTGAATATGTCGGTGGATACGCACTTCTATCCGCTTGGCAGTTGCACGATGAAGTACAATCCGAAGCGGCATGAGCGCTTATCGCGGCTGCCTGGGATTGTTGATATTCATCCGCATCAGACCGTCGGAAATATCCAGGGGCTGCTCGAGCTCTTGTACGAAATGCAGGAAATGCTTGCCGAGATCTCTGGGCTTCCCGCGGTGTCGCTGCAGCCCGCGGCGGGGGCTCATGGAGAACTGGCGGCACTCTTCGTTGCGGCCGCATATTTTCGTGACCGGGGCGAGAAACGGACCAAGGTGATTTTTCCCGCCAGCGCTCATGGGACGAATCCCGCCAGTGCTGCGATGGCCGGGTTCGAGTGCGTCGAGCTACAGGGGACGAGTGCCGACGGACGTCGTACCGGCTTTGTCGATTTGGAGGAGTTGAAACGGCACGTCGACTCCAATACGGCCGTTTTCATGATCACGAATCCCAATACGTTGGGGCTCTTCGAGAAAGACATCGCCGAGATTGCAAAGGTCGTCCATGACGTCGGCGGTCTGGTCTATATCGACGGCGCGAACATGAACGCCATCATGGGGATCACGCGTCCGGGTGACTTCGGTGGTGACATGATGCACTACAATGTGCATAAGACGTTTACGGGGCCACATGGTGCGGGTGGACCCGGGTCGGGACCGATCTGCGTTCGTGCCGATTTGGCGGACTATCTGCCCGGGCCAATTGTGCACCAGAATTCCGATGAATCCGAATCGCGTCAATTCGATTTGATCACACCGGCGAAATCGATCGGTCGCGTACGGTCCTTCTTTGGGAACGTCGGAATTCTTGTGCGCGGCTACTGCTACTTGCGTACGCTGGGGGCGGATGGGGTGCGTGACGCTGCCGAGCAGGCCATTCTGAATGCGAATTACTTGAAGGAATTGCTGGCGGATGTTCTGCCATCGGAGCATGGCGAACATTGTCTGCACGAGTTCGTGGCGTCGGCGGATCAACTCGCCAAGAGCCGGGGTGTGACGGCGATGGATATCGCCAAGCGTCTGCTGGACTATGGATTCCATCCACCGACGGTTTACTTTCCGCTGGTGGTGCCGCATGCGATGATGTTCGAGCCGACGGAGACGGAATCCAAGGCCACTTTGGATGCGTTTTCGGACGCCATTCACAAGATCGTGACCGAGGATAAGGAATTGCTCCAGACGGCCCCTCACCAGGCACCGATCAGTCGCCCGGAAGAAGTGAACGCGACACGGCGGCCAGTGCTTACGTGGCCATCGCGTCCGTAG
- a CDS encoding UbiX family flavin prenyltransferase, producing the protein MSDIVVAVTGASGSVYATRLIEVLRDSSRTVHLVISPAAVEVFQRELNVTIDLERFDLQQFLSAGSLANSGREKDVPSTIGKVIYHHFRDYSAGIASGSFLTGGMVICPCSMGTLACVAGGHSQNLIHRAADVHLKERRKLIVVPRETPLSLIALDNMKRLVEAGAVVLPAMPGFYHQPQSIQDLVDFVVARICDQLGVKQDLMARWGQSDERNKT; encoded by the coding sequence ATGAGCGATATTGTCGTAGCAGTTACTGGAGCGAGCGGTTCGGTCTATGCGACGCGCTTGATTGAAGTCCTGCGCGATTCGTCGCGGACCGTTCATTTGGTGATCAGCCCGGCCGCGGTGGAAGTCTTTCAGCGTGAATTGAACGTCACGATCGATCTGGAGCGATTTGACCTGCAGCAATTTTTGTCGGCCGGGTCACTCGCGAATTCCGGCCGGGAAAAGGACGTGCCGTCGACTATTGGGAAGGTGATCTATCATCACTTTCGAGACTATTCCGCCGGGATCGCGAGCGGATCATTCTTGACCGGCGGGATGGTCATCTGTCCGTGTTCCATGGGAACACTTGCGTGTGTTGCGGGAGGGCATTCGCAGAACCTGATTCACCGAGCCGCAGACGTCCACCTCAAAGAAAGGCGCAAACTGATTGTGGTTCCTCGAGAAACACCACTCAGTTTGATCGCGCTCGACAATATGAAGCGGTTGGTTGAAGCCGGAGCGGTCGTCTTGCCCGCGATGCCGGGTTTTTATCACCAACCACAATCAATTCAGGATCTGGTGGATTTTGTCGTGGCACGGATCTGCGATCAGCTTGGAGTCAAACAGGATTTGATGGCACGATGGGGACAGTCAGATGAACGCAACAAGACTTGA
- a CDS encoding DUF1553 domain-containing protein has product MTILNGPPQLIISAVIFSLGMTTVALAAPPAPAELAARVDQHLAAKWHDANVHPAPLAEDSVYVRRIHLDLVGRIPTAGETRQFLDDHNEHKRVILADRLLMSAAHARHAATIWRRQWVPQSDLVQSLHSDEIESWLAAQVRAGTGFDQVVRELLVAVPKSNRDGAPTAFLAASEFKPENLAANSTRAFLGLNLDCAQCHDHPFARWTRDQFWETAAFFNRPATTETQPVGLAISIPGSSRTVTPRFLAGASPTWPTPLGDETGRNVLASWITSKQNPFFARNLANRVWAQLFGIGLVEPLDDLNHENPPSHPELLDELAQSLIEQDFNLNRLIQSLVMTNAYQRSSHCDLPTVAGLDATDDRLFVRFGVRGLTGEQLYDSLRTAAGMSAEREDLDPQNASRERSRFAERFRIERTSNAQRSILQSLSLMNGSMMSELADIGKSPTLRAIAETPFLDSQGRIEALFLATISRPATNEERELYVTYIDQGSSSEDSKSRLADIFWALLNSAEFSTNH; this is encoded by the coding sequence ATGACGATTCTCAACGGTCCGCCGCAACTCATCATTTCGGCAGTCATTTTCAGCTTAGGAATGACGACCGTTGCCTTGGCAGCTCCACCAGCGCCGGCAGAGTTGGCCGCGCGCGTTGATCAACACCTGGCGGCGAAATGGCATGACGCGAACGTGCATCCCGCGCCGCTCGCAGAAGACAGTGTGTATGTCCGAAGAATCCATCTGGATCTCGTTGGACGAATCCCCACCGCGGGTGAAACTCGGCAATTTCTCGACGATCACAACGAACACAAGCGTGTGATCCTGGCCGATCGTCTGTTGATGTCTGCCGCTCACGCGCGGCACGCCGCCACGATCTGGCGCAGGCAATGGGTTCCTCAATCCGACTTAGTTCAATCGCTCCACTCCGATGAAATCGAAAGCTGGCTCGCAGCTCAAGTTCGCGCGGGAACCGGATTCGATCAGGTTGTGCGTGAACTGCTTGTCGCGGTCCCCAAATCCAATCGCGATGGTGCGCCAACCGCGTTTCTCGCCGCCAGCGAGTTCAAACCCGAAAATCTGGCCGCGAACAGCACACGTGCGTTTCTCGGACTGAACCTCGACTGCGCCCAATGCCATGACCACCCGTTCGCGCGCTGGACGCGAGATCAATTCTGGGAAACCGCGGCATTTTTCAATCGACCGGCCACAACCGAAACGCAGCCCGTCGGATTGGCGATCTCCATTCCAGGCAGCTCCAGAACCGTCACACCACGTTTTCTCGCTGGTGCATCACCAACGTGGCCCACCCCCTTGGGCGATGAAACAGGTCGTAATGTACTCGCCAGTTGGATCACGTCCAAACAAAATCCATTTTTTGCCCGCAATCTCGCCAATCGTGTCTGGGCACAACTCTTCGGAATCGGACTGGTCGAACCGCTGGATGATCTGAACCACGAGAATCCCCCGAGCCACCCCGAACTGCTTGATGAACTTGCCCAATCACTGATAGAGCAGGATTTCAATCTGAATCGCTTGATCCAAAGCCTGGTCATGACAAATGCCTATCAACGGTCCAGCCACTGCGACTTGCCCACAGTGGCTGGACTCGATGCCACAGACGACCGGCTCTTTGTTCGATTCGGTGTACGCGGACTGACGGGCGAACAACTCTATGACAGCCTACGTACCGCGGCCGGCATGTCGGCCGAGCGAGAGGATCTTGATCCACAAAATGCCTCGCGAGAACGATCACGCTTCGCGGAGCGATTCCGAATTGAACGGACCTCGAATGCCCAGCGATCAATCCTGCAATCGCTGTCATTGATGAACGGTTCAATGATGTCGGAGCTAGCGGATATCGGAAAGTCGCCGACACTCCGCGCCATCGCCGAAACGCCGTTCCTCGACTCCCAAGGACGGATCGAGGCGTTATTTCTTGCAACGATCAGCAGACCGGCAACGAACGAAGAACGTGAGCTGTATGTGACGTACATCGATCAGGGTTCGTCATCGGAAGACTCGAAGTCCCGTCTCGCTGACATCTTCTGGGCCCTGCTGAACAGTGCGGAATTCAGCACAAACCACTGA
- a CDS encoding DUF1559 domain-containing protein: MRRTLECIACPRRTPPVRETRHTIVPSPVGKRCRGFTLIELLVVIAIIALLVSLLLPAVQQTREAARNTQCKNNLKQIGLGFHNFGASYDGRIPSNSTLYRNPTAVAWPFFGLTSPYGSWSTEILPYLESGNLFVQYDPKKDWWDNTGSNATVAAYKNPMYLCPSAPNSDRVMITTNTNGYTFNARPADYVGVGGMYDTAAGAAYYHRGVLQAKESDQPTRFRDITDGLSNTICIVEISDKPNQWRAGKLFKSNADQIFNCAACVNGQWASPNWNDLRGYSFDGVTAFGQCAVNCSNGASVYAFHSGGANVLLGDGSVRFLRAGFSRDILVKLVSIAEGDVAGEY; this comes from the coding sequence ATGCGAAGAACTCTCGAATGCATCGCATGTCCTCGTAGAACACCGCCCGTTCGCGAGACACGGCACACCATCGTCCCTTCGCCGGTCGGCAAACGATGTCGCGGATTTACGCTGATCGAACTTCTGGTGGTGATCGCGATCATCGCACTGTTGGTCTCGTTGCTGCTACCAGCCGTTCAGCAGACGCGAGAAGCCGCGCGAAACACGCAATGTAAGAACAATCTCAAACAAATCGGCCTTGGCTTTCACAATTTCGGCGCGTCCTACGACGGCCGTATTCCAAGCAACTCAACGCTGTATCGCAACCCCACTGCGGTTGCGTGGCCGTTCTTCGGCCTGACGAGCCCTTATGGTAGTTGGAGCACCGAGATTCTGCCTTACCTCGAAAGCGGCAACCTGTTCGTTCAATACGACCCTAAGAAAGACTGGTGGGATAACACGGGAAGTAACGCGACCGTCGCGGCCTACAAGAATCCCATGTACTTATGCCCCTCGGCTCCCAATTCCGATCGCGTCATGATCACGACGAACACGAACGGATACACATTCAATGCACGCCCCGCGGACTATGTCGGCGTGGGAGGCATGTACGACACCGCCGCAGGCGCTGCGTACTATCATCGCGGTGTCTTGCAGGCGAAAGAATCCGATCAGCCCACTCGGTTCCGAGATATTACCGACGGGCTTTCGAATACCATCTGCATCGTCGAAATCTCGGACAAGCCCAATCAGTGGCGCGCGGGCAAGTTGTTTAAGAGCAATGCCGATCAGATCTTCAATTGCGCCGCCTGCGTCAACGGGCAATGGGCCTCGCCCAATTGGAACGACTTGCGGGGATACAGCTTTGATGGGGTCACCGCATTTGGACAATGCGCGGTGAACTGTTCAAACGGTGCCTCGGTCTATGCATTTCACTCAGGAGGAGCCAACGTTCTGCTGGGGGACGGATCGGTCCGATTCCTTCGAGCTGGCTTCTCGCGTGACATCTTGGTCAAGCTGGTCAGCATCGCCGAAGGTGACGTCGCCGGTGAATATTGA
- a CDS encoding DUF1559 family PulG-like putative transporter translates to MNAIRHGFALNELIVLIALVTLTMGIATPAIVVSRDAARQNRCAANLREIGAGAHGFAESNDQMLPFNQLAAPFGSWNTQLLPHIGREKLARDYNPGHDWWASKNSPNRAVVSARVETFLCPAAPHPDRQVLTMDPETEGQSFLAGATDYVGSAGAYYQDNQQHNLHPGAMHHRTLVKRLRIPDIVDGTSQTLLVVEMADKPNSWQAGRLADDRTDKPQSTSLSGQWAAPNWNHLRSHTADGTSAFGPCAVNCSNGAAIYGFHSGGANVLFVDGSVRFLKAGMSQELLIALVSYAGGELIASADD, encoded by the coding sequence ATGAACGCCATCCGCCACGGGTTCGCCCTGAACGAACTGATTGTCCTGATCGCACTCGTTACACTGACGATGGGCATCGCAACGCCGGCGATCGTAGTTTCGCGCGATGCCGCTCGACAGAACCGCTGTGCCGCCAATCTTCGCGAAATCGGTGCCGGGGCGCATGGCTTTGCCGAGTCCAACGACCAGATGTTGCCCTTCAATCAGCTTGCGGCTCCGTTCGGAAGTTGGAATACACAGCTACTGCCTCACATCGGACGCGAGAAGCTCGCGCGTGACTACAACCCCGGTCACGACTGGTGGGCCAGCAAGAATTCGCCAAATCGCGCCGTGGTAAGTGCCCGCGTCGAAACATTTCTGTGCCCCGCGGCGCCGCATCCCGACCGACAAGTCCTGACCATGGATCCAGAAACCGAGGGACAAAGTTTTCTCGCGGGCGCGACGGACTATGTGGGATCAGCGGGTGCCTACTATCAAGACAATCAGCAACACAACCTGCATCCTGGCGCCATGCACCACCGAACGCTCGTCAAACGGCTTCGAATTCCGGACATCGTCGACGGCACGTCGCAGACGTTGCTCGTCGTCGAAATGGCGGATAAGCCCAATTCCTGGCAGGCGGGTCGACTCGCTGATGACCGAACCGACAAACCTCAATCCACCTCTTTGTCTGGACAGTGGGCCGCCCCTAACTGGAACCATCTGCGATCGCATACGGCCGATGGCACGAGCGCCTTTGGTCCTTGTGCGGTGAACTGCAGCAACGGCGCGGCCATCTATGGATTTCATTCCGGTGGCGCCAACGTGCTGTTCGTCGATGGTTCGGTCCGTTTTCTCAAAGCGGGCATGTCACAAGAATTGTTGATCGCGCTTGTCAGTTATGCGGGGGGCGAACTCATCGCTTCCGCTGACGATTAG
- a CDS encoding DUF1501 domain-containing protein: MNRSLHSLSRRDWLRAAAIGIGSAAGSMSGWLGALANDAPRKPLKSVIVLWMNGGPATIDLWDLKPENPNGGPFRPIETAAPGLLIGEHLPKLAPYGKDLAIVRSMSTKEGDHERASFLLRTGYTPVGAIQFPSVGAVLAKELRTESNDLPNFVSVAPTRYAESLSGGFLGPQHDPLVLGDSASPADGLKVADLNRGANVTEISQSSRLSILKDMDRRFAVTRNSAVTASIQSATDRAVRLMRPEAAAAFNLEEETAQTRAAYGNGQFGQGVLLARRLVECGVPFVEVTLDGWDTHQNNFERVRDLCGTLDAAFSSLLSDLKSRGLLESTLVVCQGEFGRTPKINNNTGRDHWPASWAVALAGGGLQTGKTIGSTNEDGTTVADQRVSAPDLIATIAKSVGVDPQKQNMSNVGRPIRVAAPDAKPILELL, from the coding sequence GTGAACAGATCGCTGCACTCATTGAGCCGCCGAGACTGGCTTCGCGCGGCCGCGATCGGCATCGGATCGGCCGCCGGATCGATGTCAGGTTGGCTGGGCGCGCTCGCAAACGACGCACCTCGTAAGCCGCTGAAGTCCGTCATTGTCCTGTGGATGAATGGCGGCCCCGCCACAATCGATCTGTGGGATCTCAAGCCGGAAAACCCCAATGGCGGCCCATTTCGGCCGATTGAAACCGCCGCACCCGGCCTTTTGATCGGAGAACATCTCCCGAAACTGGCTCCGTACGGCAAAGACCTGGCCATCGTTCGATCGATGTCGACGAAAGAAGGGGACCACGAGCGAGCATCGTTCCTTCTGCGCACTGGCTATACCCCCGTGGGTGCCATTCAGTTCCCCTCCGTTGGAGCGGTTCTCGCGAAAGAACTGAGAACGGAATCAAACGATTTGCCGAACTTCGTCAGCGTCGCCCCCACACGTTACGCGGAATCGCTGAGCGGTGGATTTCTTGGTCCACAGCACGATCCACTCGTCCTTGGAGATTCGGCCTCACCCGCTGATGGATTGAAAGTGGCCGATCTGAACCGGGGCGCGAACGTTACCGAGATTTCGCAGTCCTCACGACTCAGCATCCTGAAAGACATGGATCGCCGCTTCGCCGTGACGCGAAACTCAGCGGTCACGGCGAGCATCCAATCCGCCACCGATCGGGCGGTGCGGCTCATGCGTCCAGAAGCAGCAGCAGCCTTTAACCTTGAAGAGGAAACCGCACAGACCCGCGCGGCCTATGGCAATGGACAGTTCGGGCAGGGGGTGCTCCTGGCACGCCGCCTGGTCGAATGTGGCGTCCCCTTTGTCGAAGTCACGCTCGATGGTTGGGACACACATCAGAACAACTTTGAACGCGTCAGAGACCTGTGCGGCACACTCGACGCCGCGTTTTCGTCATTGCTCAGTGACCTCAAATCACGCGGTTTGCTCGAATCCACGCTCGTCGTTTGTCAGGGTGAGTTCGGTCGTACTCCCAAGATCAACAATAATACCGGCCGCGATCATTGGCCCGCGTCCTGGGCCGTCGCACTCGCCGGCGGCGGACTTCAAACAGGAAAAACCATCGGCAGCACAAACGAGGATGGAACCACAGTCGCAGATCAACGCGTTTCCGCTCCGGACTTGATTGCCACAATTGCGAAGTCCGTCGGTGTCGATCCTCAAAAGCAGAATATGTCGAACGTGGGTCGGCCAATTCGCGTTGCCGCGCCCGACGCCAAACCGATCTTGGAACTTCTATGA